A window of Mycobacteriales bacterium contains these coding sequences:
- a CDS encoding lysozyme inhibitor LprI family protein, whose protein sequence is MRIAASGPAVLLIAGLAAAGCASSSSGGNPPVPSTAPPAAAALPTIPEKFTLLPCPSPAKTTLALEGCAEHRIVALDAQVSSTAREVYAGVQTGAEQQQVVQSLTAWIAARSAACTKAMQKYAGGTLAPVAYANCEVTQDNKELTALHAITGSTSP, encoded by the coding sequence ATGCGTATCGCCGCCAGCGGCCCCGCCGTCCTGCTCATCGCCGGCCTTGCCGCCGCGGGGTGCGCGTCCAGCTCGAGCGGCGGGAACCCGCCGGTCCCGTCGACCGCACCGCCTGCCGCGGCAGCGCTGCCCACGATCCCCGAGAAGTTCACGCTGCTGCCGTGCCCGTCGCCGGCGAAGACCACCCTCGCGCTGGAGGGCTGCGCCGAGCATCGAATCGTCGCCCTCGACGCACAGGTCAGCTCGACCGCCCGCGAGGTCTATGCCGGCGTGCAGACCGGCGCCGAGCAGCAGCAGGTCGTGCAGTCGCTGACGGCGTGGATCGCCGCCCGATCCGCCGCCTGCACCAAGGCGATGCAGAAGTACGCCGGCGGCACGCTGGCCCCGGTCGCCTACGCGAACTGCGAAGTCACACAGGACAATAAGGAGCTGACCGCGCTCCACGCCATTACCGGATCCACAAGCCCCTGA
- a CDS encoding YciI family protein: protein MPRFMGFVRMEEGIGAPPQALFDAMDVYIAEQAAKGVFLDGGGLYGTEDAVNFVVRNGETTRVDGPYAEAKEVVGGWAILQYDTVEEAIAGQREFAELHAKHWPECSMVATMRQISDAPPEAADA from the coding sequence ATGCCGCGATTCATGGGATTCGTGCGGATGGAAGAGGGCATCGGGGCACCGCCGCAAGCGCTGTTCGACGCGATGGACGTCTACATCGCCGAGCAGGCCGCGAAGGGCGTGTTCCTCGACGGCGGGGGCCTGTACGGCACCGAGGACGCCGTCAACTTCGTGGTACGCAACGGCGAGACGACGCGCGTCGACGGCCCCTACGCCGAGGCCAAAGAGGTCGTCGGCGGGTGGGCCATCCTGCAGTACGACACGGTCGAGGAGGCCATCGCCGGCCAGCGCGAGTTCGCCGAGCTGCACGCGAAGCACTGGCCGGAGTGCTCGATGGTCGCGACCATGCGTCAGATCTCAGACGCTCCTCCGGAAGCCGCTGACGCCTGA
- a CDS encoding sigma-70 family RNA polymerase sigma factor, with protein MPAEATEQTIIAVWRAESARLVGALTRMTRDIDLAEDLGQDALLAALEQWPREGVPANPAAWLMTTAKRRAIDGFRRAENLRRKTAELGHSQLQGEQELMRDLDSQVDYIEDDALRLIFLCCHPSLSPQSRAALTLRLVGGLTTSEIARGLLANDAAIGQRISRAKKTLSDAGATFELPTGADRTRRLDDVMAVIYLIFNEGYSVTAGEDWMRPDLTIEATRLARMLSMLAPDEPEVWGLQALLEIQNSRMAARLDERGQPVLLEAQDRTRWDPLLIRRGLAALRQAETLAARGRPVGKYFLQASIASQHVRAPRAQDTDWSRIAALYDKLAQAAPGPVVEVNRAVAHGRAAGPAAGLAILRDVDATSLAGSPLIPSVRGDLLELSGQYAEAASAF; from the coding sequence GTGCCGGCAGAGGCGACCGAGCAGACGATCATCGCCGTATGGCGAGCCGAGTCGGCACGGCTCGTCGGTGCCTTGACCCGGATGACCCGCGACATCGACCTGGCCGAGGATCTCGGCCAGGACGCGCTGCTCGCCGCTCTCGAGCAGTGGCCTCGCGAAGGTGTGCCGGCAAACCCGGCGGCCTGGCTGATGACCACCGCAAAGCGCCGTGCGATCGACGGCTTCCGCCGTGCGGAGAACCTTCGCCGCAAGACCGCGGAGCTCGGTCACTCCCAGCTGCAGGGAGAGCAGGAGCTGATGCGCGATCTCGACAGCCAGGTCGACTACATCGAGGACGACGCGCTGCGGCTCATCTTCTTGTGCTGTCACCCGTCGTTGAGCCCGCAGTCGCGCGCGGCTCTCACGCTGCGGCTGGTGGGCGGCCTGACGACTAGCGAGATCGCCCGCGGCCTGCTCGCCAACGACGCCGCAATCGGTCAGCGCATCTCCCGCGCGAAGAAGACGTTGTCCGATGCGGGCGCGACCTTCGAGCTGCCGACCGGCGCGGACCGCACCCGGCGGCTCGACGACGTCATGGCAGTGATCTACCTGATCTTCAACGAGGGCTACTCGGTCACCGCCGGCGAGGACTGGATGCGTCCGGATCTGACGATCGAGGCGACGCGGTTGGCGCGGATGCTGTCGATGCTGGCGCCCGACGAGCCCGAGGTGTGGGGGCTCCAGGCCTTGCTCGAGATCCAGAACTCGCGGATGGCTGCCCGCCTCGACGAGCGCGGTCAGCCGGTCCTGCTCGAAGCTCAGGACCGCACGCGATGGGACCCGTTGCTCATTCGGCGCGGCCTCGCCGCGCTGCGGCAGGCGGAGACGCTCGCCGCTCGCGGCCGTCCGGTCGGCAAGTACTTCCTGCAGGCCTCGATCGCGTCGCAACACGTGCGCGCGCCGCGGGCGCAGGACACCGACTGGAGTCGCATCGCGGCGCTCTACGACAAGCTGGCGCAGGCGGCCCCTGGTCCGGTGGTCGAGGTGAACCGAGCCGTCGCACACGGGCGCGCCGCAGGACCTGCTGCGGGCCTCGCGATCCTGCGTGACGTGGACGCGACGTCGCTGGCCGGATCGCCGCTCATCCCGAGTGTGCGCGGCGACCTCCTCGAACTGTCCGGTCAGTACGCCGAAGCGGCGAGCGCGTTC